The following coding sequences are from one Salvia hispanica cultivar TCC Black 2014 chromosome 3, UniMelb_Shisp_WGS_1.0, whole genome shotgun sequence window:
- the LOC125211898 gene encoding stachyose synthase has product MAPPNDPANAIHTSPKLIKNDTVFDLADGKLSVHNVPLLSEVPATVTFRSFSSVVKSSTAPPELFDRAKSLSHNGGFLGFSQRSPSDRLTTSIGKFTGRDFLSIFRFKTWWSTQWVGTSGSDIQSETQWIMLDVPEIRSYAAVIPIIDGGFRSALQPGADGHLLLCAESGSTAVKASALGAIAYVHVSDDPYALMRDAYTAVRCHLGTFRLLEEKAPPPLLNKFGWCTWDAFYLTVEPAGIWHGVKEFAAGGLHPRFLIIDDGWQSINVDGQDPHEDAKNLVLGGTQMTARLHRFEECGKFRKYRAGSMEGAEAPSFDPKKPKMLINKAIELEMAEKAKDKAMQAGAADLSELEFEIEKLKKELEDMYGDEKGSSENGCSGKKEETGMKAFTEDLRSNFKGLDDIYVWHALAGAWGGVRPGATHLKAKIVPCKLSPGLDGTMSDLAVVKIVEGSIGLVDPDQAEDFYDSMHSYLANAGITGVKVDVIHTLEYVSEDYGGRVALAKAYYKGLSKSLKKNFNGTGLISSMQQCNDFFFLGTEQISMGRVGDDFWFQDPNGDPMGVYWLQGVHMIHCAYNSMWMGQFIQPDWDMFQSDHCCAKFHAGSRAICGGPVYVSDSLGGHDFDLLKKLVFQDGTIPKCTHFALPTRDCLFKNPLFDSKSILKIWNFNKYGGVIGAFNCQGAGWDPKEQRIRGYSECYKPLTASVHVSNLKWDQKAEAASLGEAEEYAVYLTEGEKIVLTTPESDPIVVTLQPSTFEIFSFVPIKKIGNDAKFAPIGLTGMFNSGGTIQGLVYNEAVAKIEVKGEGTFLAYSSIAPKKSYVNGDEVLFQWSGDGKLQVSIPWYQECGGISNLTFVY; this is encoded by the exons ATGGCGCCCCCAAACGATCCTGCCAACGCAATCCACACCTCTCCCAAGCTCATCAAAAACGACACCGTTTTCGACCTCGCCGACGGCAAGCTCTCCGTTCATAACGTGCCGCTTCTCTCCGAGGTTCCGGCCACCGTCACCTTCCGCAGCTTCTCCTCCGTCGTGAAATCCTCCACCGCCCCGCCGGAGCTCTTCGATCGCGCTAAATCCCTCTCCCACAACGGCGGCTTCCTCGGCTTCAGCCAGCGCAGTCCCTCCGACCGCCTCACCACCTCCATCGGAAAATTCACCGGCCGCGACTTCCTCAGCATCTTCCGATTCAAAACATGGTGGTCCACTCAGTGGGTCGGCACCTCCGGCTCCGACATCCAGTCCGAAACCCAGTGGATCATGCTCGACGTCCCCGAGATCCGATCCTACGCCGCCGTCATCCCGATCATCGACGGCGGCTTCCGCTCTGCTTTACAGCCAGGGGCGGACGGCCACCTCCTCCTCTGCGCCGAGAGCGGCTCCACGGCTGTGAAGGCGTCCGCGCTCGGCGCCATCGCGTACGTCCACGTGTCGGACGATCCCTACGCCCTAATGCGGGACGCCTACACGGCCGTGCGATGCCACCTCGGCACGTTCCGCCTCCTCGAGGAGAAGGCGCCCCCGCCACTCCTGAACAAGTTCGGGTGGTGCACCTGGGACGCCTTCTACCTCACGGTGGAGCCCGCCGGGATCTGGCACGGCGTCAAAGAGTTCGCCGCCGGCGGGCTCCACCCGCGGTTCCTGATCATCGACGACGGTTGGCAGAGCATCAACGTTGATGGCCAGGACCCGCACGAGGACGCCAAGAACCTCGTTCTTGGCGGCACTCAGATGACCGCCCGCCTCCATCGTTTCGAGGAGTGCGGGAAGTTCCGAAAGTACCGCGCAGGGTCGATGGAGGGGGCTGAAGCCCCCTCGTTCGACCCCAAAAAGCCCAAAATGCTGATCAACAAAGCGATCGAGTTGGAGATGGCTGAAAAGGCTAAAGACAAAGCAATGCAAGCTGGTGCAGCCGATCTCTCCGAGTTAGAATTCGAAATCGAAAAACTGAAGAAGGAACTAGAAGACATGTACGGTGACGAGAAGGGCTCGTCGGAAAATGGTTGCTCCGGCAAGAAGGAGGAAACCGGTATGAAGGCATTCACAGAGGATTTGAGGAGTAATTTCAAAGGATTGGATGATATCTACGTTTGGCACGCATTGGCCGGGGCGTGGGGTGGGGTTAGGCCCGGGGCGACTCACCTCAAGGCTAAGATCGTGCCTTGCAAGCTCTCCCCGGGCCTCGATGGCACCATGTCGGATCTTGCAGTCGTCAAGATCGTCGAGGGCTCCATCGGCCTCGTGGACCCGGATCAAGCCGAGGACTTCTATGACTCTATGCACTCTTATCTAGCTAATGCAGGAATCACAGGAGTCAAAGTGGATGTTATTCAT ACACTTGAATATGTGAGTGAGGACTATGGGGGCAGAGTAGCTCTTGCAAAGGCTTATTACAAGGGTTTGTCCAAATCTCTAAAGAAGAATTTCAATGGAACTGGTCTTATTTCCAGCATGCAGCAGTGTAATGACTTCTTCTTCCTTGGGACCGAGCAGATCTCAATGGGAAGAGTCg gGGATGACTTTTGGTTCCAAGACCCAAATGGTGATCCAATGGGAGTTTATTGGCTACAAGGGGTCCACATGATCCACTGTGCCTATAACAGTATGTGGATGGGACAATTCATCCAACCAGATTGGGACATGTTTCAATCCGACCATTGTTGTGCCAAGTTCCACGCTGGATCAAGAGCTATTTGTGGAGGCCCAGTCTATGTGAGTGACTCTTTGGGAGGCCATGATTTTGATCTTCTAAAAAAGCTTGTGTTCCAAGATGGTACAATCCCTAAATGTACACATTTTGCTCTCCCAACAAGAGATTGCCTCTTTAAGAATCCCCTCTTTGATAGCAAGTCCATCCTCAAGATTTGGAACTTCAACAAG TACGGAGGTGTCATCGGGGCATTCAACTGCCAGGGCGCCGGGTGGGACCCCAAGGAGCAGAGGATCAGGGGCTATTCGGAGTGCTACAAGCCCCTCACTGCCTCGGTCCACGTGTCTAATCTCAAGTGGGATCAAAAGGCCGAAGCTGCTAGCCTCGGGGAAGCCGAGGAGTACGCTGTGTACCTAACTGAGGGCGAAAAGATTGTCTTGACTACACCAGAATCGGATCCTATCGTGGTGACTCTGCAGCCCTCCACGTTTGAAATCTTTAGCTTCGTCCCAATCAAGAAGATCGGGAACGATGCTAAGTTCGCGCCAATTGGGCTGACCGGCATGTTCAACAGTGGAGGGACGATTCAAGGGCTGGTGTACAACGAGGCCGTGGCCAAGATCGAGGTTAAGGGCGAAGGTACATTCTTGGCGTATTCGAGCATTGCCCCGAAGAAATCGTATGTCAATGGAGATGAGGTATTGTTCCAATGGTCTGGAGATGGGAAGCTGCAAGTTAGCATTCCTTGGTATCAAGAATGTGGAGGAATTTCTAACCTAACTTTTGTGTACTAA
- the LOC125217040 gene encoding transcription factor UPBEAT1 produces MATANSLLSLLDDSVIAAPSWRIRSSQRRRGGSAAVVMMRRRQRSDVRRKVRTLKKLIPNCESMGVEGLFKETAEYIAALQRRVKVMQTVVDALATPSDDE; encoded by the coding sequence ATGGCCACCGCGAACTCCCTCCTCTCGCTCCTCGACGACAGCGTAATCGCGGCCCCGTCGTGGCGGATCCGCTCCTCGCAGCGAAGGAGAGGCGGCAGCGCGGCGGTGGTGATGATGCGGCGGCGGCAGCGAAGCGACGTGAGGAGGAAAGTGAGGACGCTGAAGAAACTGATTCCGAACTGCGAATCGATGGGAGTGGAGGGGCTGTTCAAGGAGACAGCGGAGTATATAGCGGCGCTGCAGAGGAGAGTGAAAGTGATGCAGACGGTGGTGGATGCGTTGGCGACGCCTTCAGATGATGAATAA